One window from the genome of Diospyros lotus cultivar Yz01 chromosome 11, ASM1463336v1, whole genome shotgun sequence encodes:
- the LOC127812951 gene encoding copper chaperone for superoxide dismutase, chloroplastic/cytosolic isoform X1 → MAFLRSVASTVTTAVALTALPAAFLAQAASSSSSSSSSSSLSSRISKTLAFPSRSCNSIIGHNRLVLVSTFTVPPSAIHMDAPTSQQNYSALPELLTEYMVDMKCDGCVNAVRNKLETIDGVKNVEVDLSNQVVRILGSSPVKTMTEALEQTGRKARLIGQGVPEGEKKAACAITHRQGDRRDYFLVSAAVAEFKGPDIFGLVRLAQVNMELARIEANFSGLSPGKHGWSINEFGDLTKGPASTGKVFNPSDQGTDKEMQKAVGDLGTLDADEKGEALFSGAKEKLRVGDVIGRSIVVYEREDSNSGLTAAVIARSAGVGENYKKICTCDGTTIWEATNQDFVTSKV, encoded by the exons atggcaTTTCTCAGGTCAGTGGCATCCACAGTCACAACAGCCGTTGCGCTCACCGCTCTCCCAGCTGCCTTCTTGGCTCaagcagcttcttcttcttcttcctcttcttcttcttcttctttgtcatcTCGCATCTCCAAAACCCTAGCTTTTCCCTCTCGGTCCTGCAATTCAATCATCGGACACAATCGATTGGTCCTTGTCAGTACCTTCACTGTCCCGCCCTCAGCCATCCATATGGACGCCCCCACGTCTCAG CAAAACTATTCGGCGTTGCCGGAGTTACTG ACGGAGTATATGGTGGATATGAAGTGTGATGGTTGTGTTAACGCGGTGAGGAATAAGTTGGAGACCATTGATG GAGTTAAGAATGTGGAAGTGGATTTGAGCAATCAAGTGGTTAGGATACTCGGGTCCTCACCTGTGAAGACCATGACTGAAGCTTTGGAGCAGACAGGTAGAAAGGCTCGATTGATTGGGCAAGGGGTTCCAGAAG GTGAAAAGAAGGCTGCATGCGCGATCACGCATCGTCAGGGGGACAGACGCGACT ATTTCTTAGTTTCGGCTGCTGTTGCGGAGTTCAAAGGTCCAGATATTTTTGGTTTGGTTCGCTTGGCTCAAGTAAATATGGAGTTGGCAAGGATTGAAGCCAACTTCAGTGGGTTGTCACCTGGAAAACACGGATGGTCAATAAATGAATTTGGTGACCTGACGAAGGGCCCAGCAAGCACAGGAAAAGTGTTCAATCCAAGTGACCAAGGAACTGATAAAGAG ATGCAGAAGGCAGTTGGTGACCTGGGAACATTAGATGCTGATGAGAAAGGGGAAGCCCTGTTCTCTGGCGCGAAAGAAAAGCTCAGAGTTGGGGATGTGATTGGGAGATCCATAGTGGTGTATGAAAGGGAAGACAGTAATAGTGGCCTCACAGCCGCAGTAATAGCGAGAAGCGCTGGAGTTGGAGAGAACTACAAGAAGATCTGCACCTGCGATGGCACCACCATTTGGGAAGCTACCAACCAGGATTTTGTCACCTCCAAGGTTTAA
- the LOC127812951 gene encoding copper chaperone for superoxide dismutase, chloroplastic/cytosolic isoform X2, with protein MAFLRSVASTVTTAVALTALPAAFLAQAASSSSSSSSSSSLSSRISKTLAFPSRSCNSIIGHNRLVLVSTFTVPPSAIHMDAPTSQQNYSALPELLTEYMVDMKCDGCVNAVRNKLETIDGVKNVEVDLSNQVVRILGSSPVKTMTEALEQTGRKARLIGQGVPEDFLVSAAVAEFKGPDIFGLVRLAQVNMELARIEANFSGLSPGKHGWSINEFGDLTKGPASTGKVFNPSDQGTDKEMQKAVGDLGTLDADEKGEALFSGAKEKLRVGDVIGRSIVVYEREDSNSGLTAAVIARSAGVGENYKKICTCDGTTIWEATNQDFVTSKV; from the exons atggcaTTTCTCAGGTCAGTGGCATCCACAGTCACAACAGCCGTTGCGCTCACCGCTCTCCCAGCTGCCTTCTTGGCTCaagcagcttcttcttcttcttcctcttcttcttcttcttctttgtcatcTCGCATCTCCAAAACCCTAGCTTTTCCCTCTCGGTCCTGCAATTCAATCATCGGACACAATCGATTGGTCCTTGTCAGTACCTTCACTGTCCCGCCCTCAGCCATCCATATGGACGCCCCCACGTCTCAG CAAAACTATTCGGCGTTGCCGGAGTTACTG ACGGAGTATATGGTGGATATGAAGTGTGATGGTTGTGTTAACGCGGTGAGGAATAAGTTGGAGACCATTGATG GAGTTAAGAATGTGGAAGTGGATTTGAGCAATCAAGTGGTTAGGATACTCGGGTCCTCACCTGTGAAGACCATGACTGAAGCTTTGGAGCAGACAGGTAGAAAGGCTCGATTGATTGGGCAAGGGGTTCCAGAAG ATTTCTTAGTTTCGGCTGCTGTTGCGGAGTTCAAAGGTCCAGATATTTTTGGTTTGGTTCGCTTGGCTCAAGTAAATATGGAGTTGGCAAGGATTGAAGCCAACTTCAGTGGGTTGTCACCTGGAAAACACGGATGGTCAATAAATGAATTTGGTGACCTGACGAAGGGCCCAGCAAGCACAGGAAAAGTGTTCAATCCAAGTGACCAAGGAACTGATAAAGAG ATGCAGAAGGCAGTTGGTGACCTGGGAACATTAGATGCTGATGAGAAAGGGGAAGCCCTGTTCTCTGGCGCGAAAGAAAAGCTCAGAGTTGGGGATGTGATTGGGAGATCCATAGTGGTGTATGAAAGGGAAGACAGTAATAGTGGCCTCACAGCCGCAGTAATAGCGAGAAGCGCTGGAGTTGGAGAGAACTACAAGAAGATCTGCACCTGCGATGGCACCACCATTTGGGAAGCTACCAACCAGGATTTTGTCACCTCCAAGGTTTAA